A window from Heteronotia binoei isolate CCM8104 ecotype False Entrance Well chromosome 15, APGP_CSIRO_Hbin_v1, whole genome shotgun sequence encodes these proteins:
- the EIF1 gene encoding eukaryotic translation initiation factor 1, with amino-acid sequence MSAIQNLHSFDPFADASKGDDLLPAGTEDYIHIRIQQRNGRKTLTTVQGIADDYDKKKLVKAFKKKFACNGTVIEHPEYGEVIQLQGDQRKNICQFLIEIGLAKDDQLKVHGF; translated from the exons ATGTCCGCTATCCAGAACCTCCACTCCTTCG ACCCCTTTGCTGATGCAAGTAAGGGTGATGACTTACTTCCTGCTGGGACTGAGGACTACATCCATATAAGGATCCAGCAGCGAAACGGCAGAAAAACCCTCACCACTGTCCAGGGCATAGCCGATGATTATGATAAAAAGAAACTGGTGAAGGCCTTCAAGAAG AAGTTTGCCTGTAATGGTACTGTGATTGAGCACCCAGAGTATGGAGAAGTGATTCAGCTTCAGGGGGACCAGCGTAAAAACATATGTCAGTTTCTCATTGAG ATCGGACTGGCTAAAGACGACCAGCTGAAGGTCCATGGGTTTTAA